The genome window GCGCCGGATGGGCCAGCGGGTGTCCCCCCTCACCGTCGTGGGCGAGCCCAAGCGCATCGTCGAGGACGAGGACGCCACCAACACGATCGATCCCGCGGCCCTGGCCGCGCTGCCCGGGGTGGACAGCGGCACCGTCGCGGGCCTCGTCGCCGACGCGGTGCGCGCCGCGGGCATCGCGCCCGGCCCGGCCGCGCCGGCCCCGGCCACACCCGGTGCTCCCGCCACACCCGGCGGCCCCGGCACGCCCGCTACACCCGGCACGCCCGCCACACCCGGCGGCCCCGCCACACCCGGCGGCCCCGGCACGCCCACCACACCCGGCGCCCCTGCCACACCCGGCGGGCCCGGCACGCCTGCCACGCCCGGCGGGCCCGGCGCGCCCGCCACACCCGGCGGCCCCGGCACGCCCGCCACACCCGGCGGGCCCGGCACCCCGGCGGCGCCCCGCCGGTCCCGCGTCCCGCTGCTCGCCGGTCTGGCGCTCGTGCTGGTCCTCGGCGCCGTCGGCGGGGGGGCGCTGCTGCTCGGTGACGAGGAGGACCCCGGCGTCGCGGCCGCGGGCACCCCGCCCGGGGTCGACCGGTCGACGCTGCGCTCGGTGCGCCTGGAGCCCGACGACCTCGAGGGGTCATGGACGCTCGACGCCGACCTCGAGCGCCAGGCCCGCGCCGAGGTGCCCGCGATGCTGTGTACCGGCACCGAGTACGCCGAGCCCGTCGAGGCCGTGGCCTACCGCGCGGGCTCCCCCGGGCCGCGGGTCGCGCAGGGGCTGCGCGTCTTCCCCGACGGCGAGGCGGAGGCCTTCATGGCCGCGCTCCACGACGAGGTCGCCTGCCTGGAGCGCCTGGGCGGGGTCGAGGATGTGACCTCCGAGTCCCTGGACCTCGGCGACGGCGCCATGCGCATCTCCTACACCCAACCCGGCTCGGCCCTCGTGCTCGACGTCGACCTCATCTTCCAGCAGGTGGGCGACGTCGTCAGCCAGGTCATCCACCTCGACTACCCCAGCGCCGACGAGGCGCTGACCGACACCCTGCTCGACACCACCGACGCCAAGCTGACGACCCTGTCGGGCTGACCCCGAACCTGCGCCCGGCCACCTGGTGCGCCCGGCCACCTGGTGCGCCCGGCCACCTGGTGCGNNNNNNNNNNNNNNNNNNNNNNNNNNNNNNNNNNNNNNNNNNNNNNNNNNNNNNNNNNNNNNNNNNNNNNNNNNNNNNNNNNNNNNNNNNNNNNNNNNNNACCTGGTGCGCCCGGCCACCTGGTGCGCCCGGCCACCTGGTGCGCCCGGCCACCTGGTGCGCCCGGCCACCTACTAGGCCGAACGCGGCCGGCCCGCCAGCACCTGGTCGGCGAAGGCGGCGAGCTCGGCGCTGACTCGCTCGTGGGCCTCCAGGGGCGCCATGTGGCCAGCACCGGGCAGGACCACCAGGCGGGCGTCGGGCATGGCCCCGGCCAGGCGCCGGGCCGGTCCGAGCGGGGTGAGCCGGTCGTGCTCGCCGACCATGACCAGGCCGGGCATCGTCAGGCGCTCGGCGATGTGGGCGAGGCGCACCGACGTGAGCGTCGGGCCGAGCGCGGACTTCACCCCCGCCGGGCACTCCATCATCAGCTGCTCGGTGAAGGCGATGTGGGCGGGGTCGGCGTCGGGGTGCAGCGCCAACGACCGGGTGAGCAGGAACACCAGGTCGGGGGGCGCGGGGTCGGGCCAGTCGGCGGGGTCCCCGCTGCGGGCGACGGCGCGGTGCCGCACCCCCGGCAGCCGGCCCCGCAGCACGGCGAGCACCGCCGCGCCCGCGGTGAACGCCCCACCCGCGATGACGCTACCGGCGGCCGTCGACACCAGCGCGACCCCGGCCACCCGGTCCAGCTGCTCGGGGAACTGCTCGGCGAACGACAGGATGGCCATGCCCCCCATCGAGTGGCCCACGGCCACGACCGGCCCGCCCGGCACCGTCGTGGCGTCCAGCACGGCGGCGACGTCCCGCCCGAGGGCACCCATGCTGTAGTCGCCGGCGGCGGCCACGGCGCTGGCGGCGTGCCCGCGCTGGTCGTAGCAGACCAGGCGGAAGCGCGCCGAGAGCGCGCGCCGCTGGTAGTGCCAGGCGTGCTGGGACAGCGTGTAACCGTGCGCGAGCAGGATCGTCGGCGCGTCGTCGGGCCCCAGGACCTCCACGTGCAGGCGGGTCCCGTCGCACGAGCGCACCGTCTGCACCCGGCCGTGGACCGGGCGGCACAGATCCGCCCATGTCGACTCGGCGAGGGGCTCGATGCCGGCGATCGCCCGGCGCTTGGCGTAGTGCCCGAGCGCGGCGCTGCCGGCCGCCGCGCCGGCGAACGCCATCGCGCCGATCGCCCGTCGTCTGATCATCCCGGCTCCTCGTCCTCATGCCTCGGTGTGGGCAATGCTCGCGTATGTGCACGAGGAGGCTGACCGATGGCGCGGGTCGCGCCGGTCACCCGCGGTGGTGGGCCGCCTCGAGCGTGTTGCGGTCCACAACCGCGCGCGGCACCGCCGGCACGATGCTCAGCGCCGCCACGGCTTCCCACAGCACCACACTCGCCGCAACGGTGACCGCGACGATCACCGCCCCCAGAAGCGCCAGGGCAGCCCACCGCCGCGCCGAGGGAGAAGGCGGCGGGGGTCGGGACAACGGGGAGTCCACGCCCTCCGGCTGGGACGAACGCGAACTGGCCAGGCTCGTCGGGTCCGCGTTGACGGGCCGCTGCACACCGTGCGTCAGGGTGTCCCCGTAGTCGGCCGGGCGCGCGGCCTGCTTCACCCGCCGGCGACCTGCGTGCGGGCCAGCCACCGGCGGGCGGCCGTCTCTGTACCGCAGGCTGCGCAGCAGCTCCTCGGCGTCCAGGCCGAGGTAGCGGGCGTAGATCCGCAGATAGGCGAGGTTCTGCGTGTCATCGAGGGACACGGCGCCCGACTCGAAACCGGTCAGCAAACCCTCCGGCAAACCCGACGCCCGCGCCGCTTCCGACGCCGTCTGCTGCCCCCGGACCCGCCGCTGGCGCAGTGCGTCACCGATGGTAGGCACGCCACCCCCTCAGGCTCCTTTTCAGGTACTTCATCCTAGACTAGTGCAAGCGCGCAACCCGAATGTGTTTGACTTCGTCCGACACACAGACGGTGCGAATCACGCACCGACGCCGCCTCGAAATCGCACATGCTTGTGGGCGGCAGGACGTCCTTATAGGGTCCGACGGGTCAGCCGGGCGAGAGGGTGCGGGGGGAATATGGCGATGATGAGATATTTGGCGTTGATCGGGACCGCGACGATGGTGGTCGCGCTGCTGCCGGCCACCGGTGGCAGCGCCGGCGCCGAGCGCCCCGAGGACCCCGGGGCGATACCCGGCTCCTACATCGTGGTCCTCGCCGAGGGTGCCGAGCACCCGAGGACGGTGGCCGCCGAGCACAGCCAGGCCCACGACGCCGTGGTGACCCACGTGTACGGCACCGCGCTGCGCGGCTACGCCGCCCGGATGTCGGACCAGGCCGTGGCACGCGTCGCCGGCGACCCGCGGGTTGCCTACGTCGACGTGGACCGTGTGGTCACCACCGCCCACCACCAGTGCGGCCACACGGCCCGGGGCAAGGACGGCCCCTGCGACGACGCGGAACCGGACCCACCGGAGGCGCGCCAGCCCGTCCCCTGGGGGGTCAAGCGCATCGGGGCGCCGGTGGCGGGCACCACGGGCGCCGACGTGCACGTCTACGTGATCGACACGGGCATCGACCGGGGTCACGGGGACCTGCGGGTGTCGGACGAGGGTTTCGCCGCGGAGTCGTGCCGGGGGCGGTGCGCCGCCGACTGGGACGACGACCACGGCCACGGCACCCACGTCGCCGGCACGATCGGCGCGCTGGACAACGACTTGGACGTCGTCGGGGTGGCCCCGGATGTCACGCTGCACGCGGTGAAGGTGCTGGCCAAGAACGGGTCGGGTACCCGCTCCGGGGTGATCGCCGGCATCGACTGGGTCGTCGCCCACAACCCCGGCCAGGCGCGGGTCGCCAACATGAGCCTCAGCGGCTCGGGCACCATGACCGGCACGTGCGCGAGCGACAGCGACCCTGTCGAAGACGGCGGCCCCTTCGAGGGGACCGACGCGTACCACGCGGCGATCTGCAACGCGACGCACGCCGGCGTTGTGTTCGCGGTCGCCGCCGGCAACAGCGGCGCCAACGCTGCCGGTGCGGTCCCCGCCGCCTACGCCGACACGGTGGTCACCGTGTCGGCGACCACGCGCGACTCCGACTGGCCCAGCTGGTCGAACTGGGGCTGGGGCACCGGGGAGGCCATCGGCATCCCGACCAACTCGGTACCGGTGGGGATCGCAGCTCCCGGGGTCGAGATCCTGTCGACCCGGGCCGGCGGTGGCACCACGACGATGAGCGGCACCTCGATGGCCGCGCCGCACGTGGCCGGCGCCGTGGCGCTGTACCTCGGTGCCAACCCCGAACAAGCGGCGGACGCCACGGCCTTCTCCCACACCCGGGGGCACCTGCTCAGTGCGGCCGACCCCGCCCTGGGAGGCGAGGACGACACCGGCGGCTGGCAGAACACCAGCAACAACCCCCACCACGAGAGGTTCGTGCAGGTCCCGTAGGCCGGCCCGTCCGTCGGTCATCTGAAGCGGTCGACGGCCGAGGTCAACGGCTCATGGATGCCGCGACGGCCCTGGCCCTCGGCGTGCCCGCCGTGACGCCGGACCACCCCGGACCACCACGGGGTCGCGGTCGGCGACCTGCGGGAGGTGCGGGGCTGCCGGCGGGTCACCCCCGGTGGTCGGCCAGCTCGCCCGCTGCGCGGTCAACGATCGCGATCGGGTGGCTGAGGCACACCGGGCACCGGGGCGGCCCCACCGACTCGGGGCAGGCGTACCAGCGGCGACAGGGCTCACAGCGAGCCCACAGATCGGTGACAGCTTCCTGCATTGCAAACCTCCGGCCTCGTGGTGCGCGCTCGGAGCGCGACACGCGGTTGGGGTGATCGTCGGGTGGCGAGCTCGAAACGTGACTAGCTGTGCGAATTCGGTGTGTCCGCGTTCGGACCGGCGTCGGGGGTTTGGCCGGGTTGGCTGGACGTGACCGGCGCGGGTGGGTCGGGCGCAGGGTCCTCGGACGTGCCGGGCTCGGCGGAGCCTGTGGGACCGCCGGGCTCGGGCGCGACCGGTGGGGACGTGCCGGGCTCGGCGGAGCCTGTGGGACCGCCGGGCTCGGGCGCGACCGGTGGGGACGTGCCGGGCTCGGCGGAGCCTGTGGGACCGCCGGGCTCGGGCGCGACCGGTAGGGACGTGCCGGGCACGGGCGCGGCGGGGGGACCCGGTGCGGGCGCCCCGGGAGCGGGCGTGGCCGGCGGCCCCGGAGCTGGGACGCGGTCGGCCGGCGGCGAGGTCGCCTCGGGAGCGGGCCGGGGCGTCGTCGGACGTGGCCTGGGCGCCGCATCGGGCCGGGGGTCGGGCGTCGGCCGGGACTCCGGCGGGCTCGGCGCGGGGGCCGGCCGGCGCTCCAGACGCGTGTTGCCGGCTTCCAAGGCGGCGTGGGCCTGGTCCGCGGCGGCGTCGGGCAGCCCGCCGGCGAGCAGCCGGTCGAGCTGGCGGCGAGCCACGACGGTGGCGGCGGCCACCCGGTCGGCGGCGTCGGCGTCGGACCCGGCCAGCTCGCCGGCGCGGGCCATGAGCCGGGTGTGGGCGGTGAGCGCCTGGAGCACCAGCGCGGGATCGCGCGCGCCGGCGACCAGGTCGCGGGCCTCGTCCAGGCGGCGCTGGGCGAAGGTCAGGTGGCGCTCGACGCTGCGCCCGATGGACAGCGGCGCGGCCAGGACCAGCTGCTCGGTGGCGGCCTTGACCCGGTACAGGGTCTCGCCCGGCAGGGACTGGTGGGCGGCGGCCACCGCGCCGCTGGCGCCCATGACCAGCACGAGGCCCGCGGCGGCGGTGGTGGAGGCCAGACGCCGGCCCACCCGGTGGGGGGCCGGACGACCCGCATGGCCGGCGGGGGCGTCAGCGGCGGCCGGCGCCGGGGCGGGGGAGGGCGTCGCAGCCGCACCGGGGCGCCCCGCCGGGGTGGGCAGGGCGGCGGCGCGCTCACGCAGGGCCTGCACGTGGCGGGCGCG of Egibacteraceae bacterium contains these proteins:
- a CDS encoding helix-turn-helix domain-containing protein; translation: MPTIGDALRQRRVRGQQTASEAARASGLPEGLLTGFESGAVSLDDTQNLAYLRIYARYLGLDAEELLRSLRYRDGRPPVAGPHAGRRRVKQAARPADYGDTLTHGVQRPVNADPTSLASSRSSQPEGVDSPLSRPPPPSPSARRWAALALLGAVIVAVTVAASVVLWEAVAALSIVPAVPRAVVDRNTLEAAHHRG
- a CDS encoding DUF5667 domain-containing protein encodes the protein MSTHPADEPDDHGEHAEVAARLHDSLTAPALDPAVRARHVQALRERAAALPTPAGRPGAAATPSPAPAPAAADAPAGHAGRPAPHRVGRRLASTTAAAGLVLVMGASGAVAAAHQSLPGETLYRVKAATEQLVLAAPLSIGRSVERHLTFAQRRLDEARDLVAGARDPALVLQALTAHTRLMARAGELAGSDADAADRVAAATVVARRQLDRLLAGGLPDAAADQAHAALEAGNTRLERRPAPAPSPPESRPTPDPRPDAAPRPRPTTPRPAPEATSPPADRVPAPGPPATPAPGAPAPGPPAAPVPGTSLPVAPEPGGPTGSAEPGTSPPVAPEPGGPTGSAEPGTSPPVAPEPGGPTGSAEPGTSEDPAPDPPAPVTSSQPGQTPDAGPNADTPNSHS
- a CDS encoding alpha/beta hydrolase, producing the protein MIRRRAIGAMAFAGAAAGSAALGHYAKRRAIAGIEPLAESTWADLCRPVHGRVQTVRSCDGTRLHVEVLGPDDAPTILLAHGYTLSQHAWHYQRRALSARFRLVCYDQRGHAASAVAAAGDYSMGALGRDVAAVLDATTVPGGPVVAVGHSMGGMAILSFAEQFPEQLDRVAGVALVSTAAGSVIAGGAFTAGAAVLAVLRGRLPGVRHRAVARSGDPADWPDPAPPDLVFLLTRSLALHPDADPAHIAFTEQLMMECPAGVKSALGPTLTSVRLAHIAERLTMPGLVMVGEHDRLTPLGPARRLAGAMPDARLVVLPGAGHMAPLEAHERVSAELAAFADQVLAGRPRSA
- a CDS encoding S8 family serine peptidase, giving the protein MALIGTATMVVALLPATGGSAGAERPEDPGAIPGSYIVVLAEGAEHPRTVAAEHSQAHDAVVTHVYGTALRGYAARMSDQAVARVAGDPRVAYVDVDRVVTTAHHQCGHTARGKDGPCDDAEPDPPEARQPVPWGVKRIGAPVAGTTGADVHVYVIDTGIDRGHGDLRVSDEGFAAESCRGRCAADWDDDHGHGTHVAGTIGALDNDLDVVGVAPDVTLHAVKVLAKNGSGTRSGVIAGIDWVVAHNPGQARVANMSLSGSGTMTGTCASDSDPVEDGGPFEGTDAYHAAICNATHAGVVFAVAAGNSGANAAGAVPAAYADTVVTVSATTRDSDWPSWSNWGWGTGEAIGIPTNSVPVGIAAPGVEILSTRAGGGTTTMSGTSMAAPHVAGAVALYLGANPEQAADATAFSHTRGHLLSAADPALGGEDDTGGWQNTSNNPHHERFVQVP
- a CDS encoding serine/threonine-protein kinase, with amino-acid sequence MSEGAVAAKDLGIEGLGDAVEIGRGGFATVYRARQETLSRTVAVKVLHDAVTDERVRLRFERECWAMGTLAGHPHIITVHGSGFTERGQPYIVMEFTSNGALANQLADAGPLPWAEVLSIGVKTAGALETAHRGGVLHRDVKPENILLSAYGEPQLADFGIARLQGTEETKTDTLTASIAHVSPELLGGQPPSALSDVYALGSTLYMLLAGAPAFIRDTDQSIVPALSRIISDPVPDLRERGVPESVCAVVEQLMTKDTATRIPTAEAAGRALQDCQRRMGQRVSPLTVVGEPKRIVEDEDATNTIDPAALAALPGVDSGTVAGLVADAVRAAGIAPGPAAPAPATPGAPATPGGPGTPATPGTPATPGGPATPGGPGTPTTPGAPATPGGPGTPATPGGPGAPATPGGPGTPATPGGPGTPAAPRRSRVPLLAGLALVLVLGAVGGGALLLGDEEDPGVAAAGTPPGVDRSTLRSVRLEPDDLEGSWTLDADLERQARAEVPAMLCTGTEYAEPVEAVAYRAGSPGPRVAQGLRVFPDGEAEAFMAALHDEVACLERLGGVEDVTSESLDLGDGAMRISYTQPGSALVLDVDLIFQQVGDVVSQVIHLDYPSADEALTDTLLDTTDAKLTTLSG